The Candidatus Methylomirabilis sp. genome segment CTCCTCTCGGAGTACCTCGCCTCCAAGGGCTTCCAGGTCCTCACGGCGCGGGATGGCCAGGCCGGGCTCGAGGTGGCCCGCTCCGCCCGCCCCGATCTCATCGTCCTCGATGTCATGCTCCCCCGGCTGGACGGCTACGCCGTGGCCCGCGCCCTCAAGGGGGATCCGGGGACGGCCGCCATCCCGATCATCATCTTCAGTACCCGCGTGAGCGCCGCCGATCAGGCCGCCTTCAGGGCGGCCGGGGCCGAGGTCCACGTCCTCAAGCCCTTCGACCCCGAGCAGCTTCTGGCGAAGATCCTGGCGCTCCTTCCCGCCTGATCCCCCCCTCCCGCAGGCGCCGGTTCCCCTCCCGCTCGAGGATCGTGATGATGACGAGGATGATCACCCCCTGGGCGATCAGGAGGAGAGCGTCCCGGGTGTCGGCATGGCGGAGGACCGTGGCCGTCAGCCCGAGGCAGACGCTCATCCCGTAGATGAACAGGACGCTCCGGGCTCTCCCCCCGAGGAGGGCCTCCAGCCGGTGGTGGAGGTGGTCCCGTCCGACGTACTCGATCCAGCCCTTGAAGGACCGGACCTTCCCGGACCAGATCCGGTCCACGGTGATGTAGACCATGTCGTAGATGAAAATGCCGAAGACCAGCAGGGGGGCGATCAGCGCCACCACTGGGTTATTCTCCGCCCAGTCCCCCTTCACCGCCAGGGCCGCCAGGACGAACCCCAGGAAGGTGGCCCCCGAGTCGCCCAGGAAGATGCTGGCCGGACGGCGGGGACGGAAGTTGTAGGGGAGGAACCCGAGGCAACTCCCCAGGGTCGCCGCTGCCACCCAGCCCAGGAACGGCTGCTGGTTCTGTTGGGCCAGGATCCCGAGGAACAACGCGGTGATCCCCCCGAGGCCGGCCGCCAGCCCATCCATCCCGTCGAAGAAGTTCATGGCGTTGGTGATCCCGATGATCCAGAGGAGCGTGAGGAGGACGTTCGCTCCCGAGGCCCATCCCCCGAGGGCCGGCGGCACCACGTGAAGCGTCAGCCCGGTGGCCATCACGAGGCCGGCGGCCGCGACCTGGACCGCGAGCTTCAGGCCGGCCGGGACCGACCGGACGTCGTCCGCCACCCCTACCCCGACCAGGAGCCCCGACCCCAGCAGGATGCCCAGCAGATCCCAGGAGAAGATGGAATTGGCCAGAAGAGAGACGCAGAAGGCGGCGAAGAGGGCCACCCCGCCCAGGAGCGGCGTGGCCTGCCCGTGCCGCTTTCGGGGATCCGGAAGGTCCAGGACCCCGGAGCCGCTGGCCACCGCCCGGACCGGCGGGACCAGGAGCCCGCTCAGGCTGCCCGAAAAGAGCAAGATGTAGAGCCAGCGCCCCCCATGTTCGGCGAACCAGGCCCGGACGGGGATCAGGAAAAGTCCCAGGAAGAGAAGGAGGAGGGCCACGTAGGCGATCCGCTTCCCGGGGGATCCGCCGGGCGCTGCGTTCACGGCTCCCGCCTTCCGAGGATGGCCTGGGCCGCCTCGGCGACGCGCGTGACCTCCCCGTCCGTGAGGGCCGGCGCGCAGGGGAGGGAGAGGGACGTGCGCCAGGCCTCCTCCGCCCCCGAAAACCCCTCCTGCCCGAGCAGGCGGTGCAGCGGCGTGTGCACCGGCCGCCGGCAGGTGACTCCCTGCCGGGCGAAGGCCTCGAGGGCGGGGCCGGCCCCACCCGGAACCCGGACGACGAACCGGTAATACACGCGGCCCGGGACCTCCGGCGGGAGGGCGATCGGCGCATCGGCCAGGGCCTTCCGGTACGTGGCGGCGATCGCGGCCCGGCGGCCCAGGAACTCCGGGAGGCGGCCGAGCTGAGCCCGCCCCACAGCTGCCTGGAGATCCGTCATCTTGTAGTTGAACCGGAGGCGACCGTCGGGGGGTTCGTCGTACGCCCGCAGGTCCCGGACCGCTGCCAGGACTTCCGGCTGGCTGCTCAGCACCATCCCCCCCTCGCCGGTGGCGATCAGCTTGGTGGCATAGAAGGAACAGATTGCGGCCTCCCCGGAACTGCCGACCGGCCGGCCGCCGGCCGTCGCCCCCAGGGCCTGCGCGCAGTCCTCGATGATCGGCACGCCCAGGCCCCGCAGGGCCTCCACATCCGCCGGCCAGCCGAAGGTGTGGACCGGAATCAGGGCGCGACAGCGGGACCCCTTGGCCCGGGCCGCCGCCTCCGGGTCCATGTTGCCGGTCGCGGGGTCCACGTCGGCCAGGAGCGGCTCCGCACCGGCCAGCCGAACCGCGTGGAGCAGGGCCGCACAGGTGTAGCTGGGGATCAGGACGGCGTCCCCCGGGCCGACTTCCAGGGCCAGGAGGGCCAGGTGCAGGGCGGCGGTCCCCGAGGCAACGGCGGCCCCACCCCGGAGCCCCAGACGGGCTGCCACCTCCGCCTCGAAGGCGGCGACCTGCGGCCCCTGGGCCACCTGGCCCGACCGGAGCACGGCGGCGGCCGCCTCGACCTCCGCCGTTCCCAGGCTCGGCCGCGAGTGGGGGATCACCGGTTCCCGCACCCCTCGCCCCTCCGTCTCACCGGACGTTGATGAAGAGCCGGAGGGGCACGAACCCCTCCGCGCACCGGACCCGGCCCTGGATCCCCCGGAAGTGGGCCGAGGCCCGGCAGAGGTCCACGATCGAGAGCCCCTCGATGTTGGTCTTCAGGATCTGGGAGCCGTGGGCCTGCAGCGCCCGGACCTTCTCCTCCAGAACGCCCTCGATGTCCACGAAGACGCTCGGCGTGAAGTCGTTGGTCGTCGGCCCCTCGTAGAACAGGACGTTGCGGGTGTAGCGGGTCGCCGAGATGGCGCAGGCCGCGAGATGCCGGTGGTCCTGGTGCGTGTCCTCCCGGTAGTGGACGAAGATGAAGTCCGGGTTCACGCCCCGCACCACGTCCTCGATCTTCTGGATCAGGGCCTGGTTCACGGGGATCTCGGTGTCCCGGTACTCCCCCCAGAAGACGTCCTTCGCGCCCAGGACGGCCGCCGCCGCCTCCTGCTCCCGCCGGCGAAGGGACGCCTCCCCCCCCCCGCCCCCCGCGGTCAGCACCATGAGGAAGAGGTCGTGCCCCCCGCGGGTGTACTTGATGAGGGTCCCGCCGCAGCCAAACTCGATGTCGTCCGGATGGGCGCCGATGGCCAGGATCCGCATCACCCCTCCCCGCGCTGGCGGCGCAGGCGGGCCAGGCTCTCCGGCCCGCAGTTGAACAGGAGATCCACCACGGACAGTTCCGGTTGGAAGGCCCCGTAGCGCTGTGGGTAGACCGGGCAGGTGAAGTCCTGGGTCCGGACCGAGATCCCGGCCGCCGCGAAGGGGGCCGGGTCCATGTAGGTCGCCCCGTCCCGCCCGGCCAGGTAGGCGGAGGCGCCCAGGTGCCGGCAGATGGCCACCAGCCGGCCCGTCGGGTCGTCCGGGAAGGTCCCGGTGCTCGCGCGGACGAGGCGCGTCCGGATCCCGAGCGCGGACGCCAGGTACTCGATGAGGTGGCAGGCGAGATCCACCAGCCGTTCCCAGGGCCGGTCGTAGCAGTCTGCGAAGAAGGCGGCGTGGGCGGCGAAGTAGGGAGCCGCTCCGTAATGGGTCTGGAGGGCCTGCCAGTGCTTCCGGGCCCAGGGGTCCCCGGCGGGGATCCGGACCTCATCGATGCGCTGGGGGAATCGGTGGATGACCGGGACGGTGAGCCACTGCCAGCCCTGGGGCGTCTTGATCCGGTTCCGGTTCTGCCACTCATTCTTCTTGAACTGGACCGTGTCCAGGAGCGCGAAGGCGTCCGCCCGGTCCATCTTGTCGAAGAAGCCGCTCCAGGGGAGGTACTGGGGCTGGTGGATGGCCACGATCATGCCCCCTGCCCTCCGGAGCGGACGAAGATGGGACTGCTCAGCAGCCGGTGCGGGGTCTTGCCGCGGGCCTGAACCCGGAAGATGGCCGCCCCGGAAAGTCCCTCCTCCCGATACTCCACGGCGAGAGGGGTGGGGCCGGCCTTCCGTGCGACCACCTCCCCCGACCGGATGAGGAGAACCTCCACGGGGTGCGCCAGCCCGTCGCTCGCCGCGACAACCACTTGAGCGACCAGCGGGGTGCCGCGGGAGAGCGCCAGGGTCTCCCCCATCCCGGCCGCCCGGCCGCCCGCGGAGATCTCGAAGCGGTCCAGGTGGAGGCGGTGCGCGGCGGTCCCCTGGACCGCC includes the following:
- a CDS encoding WbqC family protein, which codes for MIVAIHQPQYLPWSGFFDKMDRADAFALLDTVQFKKNEWQNRNRIKTPQGWQWLTVPVIHRFPQRIDEVRIPAGDPWARKHWQALQTHYGAAPYFAAHAAFFADCYDRPWERLVDLACHLIEYLASALGIRTRLVRASTGTFPDDPTGRLVAICRHLGASAYLAGRDGATYMDPAPFAAAGISVRTQDFTCPVYPQRYGAFQPELSVVDLLFNCGPESLARLRRQRGEG
- a CDS encoding response regulator, which codes for MAHPFPGQQRTILVVDDERPLLTLLSEYLASKGFQVLTARDGQAGLEVARSARPDLIVLDVMLPRLDGYAVARALKGDPGTAAIPIIIFSTRVSAADQAAFRAAGAEVHVLKPFDPEQLLAKILALLPA
- a CDS encoding aminotransferase class I/II-fold pyridoxal phosphate-dependent enzyme, with product MREPVIPHSRPSLGTAEVEAAAAVLRSGQVAQGPQVAAFEAEVAARLGLRGGAAVASGTAALHLALLALEVGPGDAVLIPSYTCAALLHAVRLAGAEPLLADVDPATGNMDPEAAARAKGSRCRALIPVHTFGWPADVEALRGLGVPIIEDCAQALGATAGGRPVGSSGEAAICSFYATKLIATGEGGMVLSSQPEVLAAVRDLRAYDEPPDGRLRFNYKMTDLQAAVGRAQLGRLPEFLGRRAAIAATYRKALADAPIALPPEVPGRVYYRFVVRVPGGAGPALEAFARQGVTCRRPVHTPLHRLLGQEGFSGAEEAWRTSLSLPCAPALTDGEVTRVAEAAQAILGRREP
- a CDS encoding PIG-L deacetylase family protein, which codes for MRILAIGAHPDDIEFGCGGTLIKYTRGGHDLFLMVLTAGGGGGEASLRRREQEAAAAVLGAKDVFWGEYRDTEIPVNQALIQKIEDVVRGVNPDFIFVHYREDTHQDHRHLAACAISATRYTRNVLFYEGPTTNDFTPSVFVDIEGVLEEKVRALQAHGSQILKTNIEGLSIVDLCRASAHFRGIQGRVRCAEGFVPLRLFINVR
- a CDS encoding MraY family glycosyltransferase is translated as MNAAPGGSPGKRIAYVALLLLFLGLFLIPVRAWFAEHGGRWLYILLFSGSLSGLLVPPVRAVASGSGVLDLPDPRKRHGQATPLLGGVALFAAFCVSLLANSIFSWDLLGILLGSGLLVGVGVADDVRSVPAGLKLAVQVAAAGLVMATGLTLHVVPPALGGWASGANVLLTLLWIIGITNAMNFFDGMDGLAAGLGGITALFLGILAQQNQQPFLGWVAAATLGSCLGFLPYNFRPRRPASIFLGDSGATFLGFVLAALAVKGDWAENNPVVALIAPLLVFGIFIYDMVYITVDRIWSGKVRSFKGWIEYVGRDHLHHRLEALLGGRARSVLFIYGMSVCLGLTATVLRHADTRDALLLIAQGVIILVIITILEREGNRRLREGGIRREGAPGSSPEAARGRRA